From the genome of Acidobacteriota bacterium, one region includes:
- a CDS encoding thrombospondin type 3 repeat-containing protein, producing the protein MTHPWQRIPQTLGKMAFRLGVAVLLTLVLAAGPAYAGPTAYIASGSNVLGFDAATNTVTGTVSGTGIRVLTVNADGSRVYSTDFSGISVIDTATNTIIGTVSTGFLPVGIALSPDEAFAYVANNASGTVSVVDTSTLTVVQTFSGVANSSIGGSAADGSIWVGVGSLSGASITVIDTATNTITASFATGHGVNGAADIVFSADGSLAFVANSDNTVSVLDTGSYAEISSTAVGSLPYDLDLSPDGAYLAVANLLGNSVSVIDTSTASVVATVPVGTFPRTLAFTPDGEKLYVSNNDDDTLSVIDVMTWTVTTTVPGIPRPWGLVFLPDTDADDDGIEDDVDNCPFDANPDQADNDSDGAGDACDLDDDNDGVLDSSDNCPLTANSDQLDFDGDGLGDACDADGDGDGIDDGADICPFTPPGDVIDPGTGCSIAQLCPCEGPQGTSQSWKNHGQYVSCVAKTSNGFRKAGLITAQQRSAIVSAAAQSSCGR; encoded by the coding sequence GTGACCCATCCATGGCAAAGAATCCCGCAGACTCTCGGCAAGATGGCCTTCCGTTTAGGCGTTGCCGTTCTACTGACCCTGGTGCTGGCGGCCGGTCCGGCCTACGCCGGCCCCACCGCCTACATCGCCAGTGGCAGCAACGTTCTAGGGTTCGACGCCGCGACCAACACGGTGACCGGCACCGTGAGCGGCACCGGTATCCGGGTGCTCACCGTCAACGCGGACGGCAGCCGGGTGTACTCGACGGATTTCAGTGGCATCTCGGTGATCGATACGGCGACCAACACGATCATCGGCACCGTGTCCACGGGGTTCCTGCCCGTGGGAATCGCTCTGTCTCCCGACGAAGCCTTCGCCTACGTGGCCAACAATGCCTCGGGTACGGTCTCGGTGGTCGACACCTCCACCCTCACCGTGGTGCAGACCTTTTCAGGGGTGGCCAACTCTTCCATCGGGGGGTCTGCCGCTGACGGTTCCATCTGGGTTGGCGTAGGCAGCCTGAGCGGAGCCAGCATCACGGTGATCGACACCGCGACGAATACCATCACCGCGAGCTTCGCCACCGGCCACGGCGTGAACGGTGCCGCTGACATCGTCTTTTCGGCGGACGGCTCTCTGGCCTTCGTGGCGAACAGTGACAATACGGTCTCGGTTCTCGATACCGGTAGTTACGCCGAGATTTCGTCTACGGCGGTGGGCAGCCTGCCTTATGACCTCGATTTGTCTCCCGACGGGGCCTATCTTGCCGTGGCCAATCTGCTGGGAAACAGCGTTTCGGTCATCGACACCAGCACCGCGAGCGTCGTCGCCACCGTGCCCGTCGGGACTTTCCCCCGGACCCTCGCCTTCACCCCGGACGGCGAGAAGCTCTATGTCTCCAACAACGACGACGACACGCTTTCGGTCATCGACGTGATGACGTGGACTGTCACCACCACCGTGCCCGGGATCCCTCGCCCGTGGGGCCTCGTGTTCCTGCCGGATACCGATGCCGATGACGACGGGATCGAGGACGACGTCGACAATTGTCCCTTCGACGCCAATCCGGACCAGGCCGACAACGACTCCGACGGTGCCGGGGACGCCTGCGACCTCGACGACGACAATGACGGGGTGCTCGACTCCAGCGACAACTGTCCGCTGACCGCCAACAGCGATCAGCTCGACTTCGACGGCGACGGCCTGGGCGACGCCTGCGACGCCGACGGCGACGGGGACGGGATCGACGACGGTGCGGACATCTGCCCCTTCACGCCTCCCGGTGACGTCATCGACCCGGGGACCGGCTGCTCCATCGCGCAGCTGTGCCCGTGTGAGGGGCCGCAGGGGACGAGCCAGTCTTGGAAGAACCACGGTCAGTACGTTTCGTGCGTGGCCAAGACGTCCAATGGCTTCCGCAAGGCCGGGCTGATCACCGCCCAGCAGCGAAGCGCCATCGTGTCTGCTGCCGCTCAGTCGAGCTGCGGCCGGTAA
- a CDS encoding DUF6624 domain-containing protein, which yields MALGLSSALLAAEVVMSEGLEAREGEGVASAAPATDTAAGSCGEVPEPDRCRELLALREEDQEIRQRYLEAPESEAIHAEMLNLNRRHLARVVEILEADGWPGISEVGAKASQGAWLIIQHADLETQKRYLPLMQEAAEQGELPGRLLATTVDRVRVRQGQKQLYGTQYTRGEDGRLMPQPIEDPEGVDARRREVGLKSLEEATNAINEAYRRPDPESKASGDKH from the coding sequence ATGGCGTTGGGCTTGTCTTCGGCCCTGCTGGCGGCTGAAGTCGTAATGTCGGAGGGATTAGAGGCTCGAGAGGGAGAAGGCGTAGCGTCGGCTGCGCCGGCGACGGACACCGCGGCCGGATCCTGTGGCGAGGTCCCCGAGCCGGATCGGTGCCGGGAGCTCTTGGCCCTGCGGGAGGAGGATCAGGAGATTCGGCAGCGGTATCTCGAAGCTCCCGAGAGCGAGGCGATCCACGCCGAGATGCTCAACCTCAACCGCCGGCACCTGGCTCGGGTGGTGGAGATCCTCGAGGCGGATGGCTGGCCGGGAATTTCCGAGGTGGGAGCAAAGGCTTCCCAGGGTGCCTGGCTGATCATCCAGCACGCCGACCTGGAGACTCAGAAGCGCTATCTACCGCTGATGCAGGAAGCGGCGGAGCAGGGCGAGCTTCCCGGCCGCCTGTTGGCCACCACCGTCGATCGGGTGCGCGTCCGGCAGGGCCAGAAGCAGCTCTACGGTACTCAGTACACCCGCGGTGAAGACGGCCGGCTGATGCCCCAACCCATCGAGGATCCGGAAGGCGTCGACGCACGGCGCCGGGAGGTCGGGTTGAAGTCGCTGGAAGAGGCCACCAACGCCATCAACGAGGCCTACCGCCGACCGGATCCTGAATCCAAAGCTTCTGGCGACAAGCATTAA
- a CDS encoding FAD/NAD(P)-binding protein codes for MTGHPSPVPDIDTAPSIAFIGLGPKGLYAFERLIAKLHRRSSQKPVTLHIWEPRARLGVSLPYDLDQPPYLRMNFANRWVSARAPEAPSLPTPPPALVPWLEQHHPALADADDFAPRCVVGEYLHSVFEAALSDLPEAVRVEHHPEKAVDLRLAQLQPGRLESGTSPMRSRWQVVGASGGRVEVDQVLISVGHDARPRPSLGEDGAGLIPAVFPVDRWLTEEAVPPGSDVAMRGFALTWIDATLALFEGRGGRFESVDDGPRLRYRPGSGEVRTIFPFSRTGRPLLAKPDGHRVPHRGDLDEVWEEGRRRIAELELDGESATAAILRQVAASAAQALERAEPQQPELSADRPQTMIQLVARRCAEPPPRLAPQEVEQEMRHAWEVAVGRRPLDHWWALGQAWRGLYPALVDSISHRGLPTAAWPSFWRLSREMERIAFGPPAINVAKILALLDAGRIDLSFVQNPTVSFADGLPCLIHGSRQQTVDRLVHAVLRPPGAEPGPDSLLGGLLTAGHARQLEGTDGIEITRSAQCIGDDGRPTPGLSVLGRATEGCVLGNDTLSRTLHHHPEAWAARVVAWLVNRLAEV; via the coding sequence ATGACCGGTCACCCCTCACCCGTGCCAGACATCGACACTGCCCCGTCCATCGCCTTCATAGGCCTCGGCCCCAAAGGCCTCTACGCCTTCGAACGACTGATCGCCAAGCTCCATCGCCGGTCTTCGCAGAAACCCGTAACGCTGCATATCTGGGAGCCGCGTGCGAGGCTCGGTGTCAGCTTGCCCTACGATCTGGACCAGCCGCCCTACCTGCGAATGAATTTCGCCAACCGCTGGGTCAGCGCCCGCGCACCGGAAGCGCCCTCCTTGCCGACGCCTCCGCCCGCGCTGGTCCCCTGGCTGGAGCAGCACCATCCGGCGCTGGCGGATGCGGACGACTTTGCGCCTCGATGCGTGGTCGGGGAGTATCTTCACTCCGTCTTCGAAGCGGCTCTCTCCGATCTCCCGGAAGCCGTGAGGGTCGAGCATCATCCCGAGAAAGCCGTCGATCTCCGGCTTGCCCAGCTCCAGCCGGGCAGGCTGGAATCGGGCACAAGCCCAATGCGGAGCCGATGGCAGGTTGTGGGAGCTTCCGGCGGAAGGGTGGAGGTGGATCAGGTGCTGATCAGCGTCGGCCATGACGCCCGCCCCCGGCCTTCGTTGGGAGAAGACGGTGCAGGGCTGATCCCGGCAGTATTTCCGGTCGATCGGTGGCTGACCGAGGAGGCCGTTCCCCCGGGCAGCGACGTCGCCATGCGAGGCTTCGCCCTCACCTGGATCGACGCGACTCTGGCTCTCTTCGAGGGCCGCGGCGGACGTTTCGAATCCGTGGACGACGGGCCGAGGCTTCGCTATCGGCCGGGCTCCGGAGAGGTCCGTACGATCTTTCCCTTCTCCCGCACCGGCCGGCCGCTATTGGCCAAGCCCGATGGGCATCGAGTGCCCCATCGCGGCGATCTCGACGAGGTCTGGGAAGAGGGCCGGCGGCGCATCGCCGAGCTGGAGCTCGACGGAGAATCCGCCACGGCGGCCATTCTCCGACAGGTCGCCGCCTCTGCCGCCCAGGCCTTGGAGCGGGCCGAGCCGCAGCAGCCGGAGCTCTCCGCCGACCGGCCGCAGACCATGATCCAGCTGGTGGCGAGACGCTGTGCCGAGCCGCCTCCGCGACTCGCTCCGCAAGAGGTAGAGCAGGAGATGCGCCACGCCTGGGAGGTGGCGGTGGGAAGACGGCCGCTGGATCATTGGTGGGCCCTGGGGCAGGCCTGGCGCGGTCTCTATCCCGCGCTGGTGGACAGCATCAGCCACAGAGGACTGCCCACCGCCGCCTGGCCCAGCTTCTGGCGGCTCAGCCGGGAGATGGAACGAATCGCCTTCGGGCCTCCCGCCATCAATGTCGCGAAGATTCTGGCGCTGCTGGACGCCGGCCGCATCGATCTGAGCTTCGTACAAAATCCTACCGTGAGCTTCGCCGACGGCTTACCATGCCTGATCCACGGCTCCCGACAGCAAACGGTGGACCGGCTGGTTCACGCCGTGCTCCGCCCGCCCGGCGCCGAGCCCGGACCGGACAGCCTGCTCGGTGGCCTGCTCACCGCCGGTCATGCTCGGCAGCTAGAGGGGACCGACGGCATCGAGATCACCCGGAGCGCGCAATGCATCGGCGACGACGGACGGCCTACTCCGGGCCTGTCGGTCCTCGGCCGGGCCACCGAAGGCTGCGTCCTGGGCAACGACACCCTCAGCCGCACCCTCCACCATCACCCAGAGGCCTGGGCAGCCAGGGTGGTGGCATGGCTCGTGAATCGTCTAGCCGAGGTATGA
- a CDS encoding Y4yA family PLP-dependent enzyme, giving the protein MNERLAEETLTNDNLHAACGGVKPLTARLESWQKELCKRPARLAALVREHGSPLHLHHVDPFLRNVRRLYEAADEVDVKLGVFLARKANKCLSFVKAARDAGFGVDTASENELRQCLERGLPGERLILTAAIKGTAALSLCARHRVPATLDNFDEIEGLASAARNAGTTAVGALRLSGFRHQGRKLFSRFGFDIDHAVAAVESQWRRPEIAERIRLEGLHFHLDGYDADQRASALDQSLDLAEALRQRGHPVRFIDIGGGLPMSYLDDEAQWQAFWHHHREALLGRQAPLTYRGQTLGLRAHEGRIEGKPKVYPFFQRPTGRQWLRRVLDAPRTGTQHSLATELRRLELELRCEPGRSVLDGAGMTVARVAYRKLHHDGHWLIGLEMNSTQCRTSSLDFMLDPLLLPTGLGRAKESSASSGSVSSGPGTGSEGFLVGAYCIENELLTSRRLRFPIGVEVGDLFVFPNTAGYFMHFLESRSHQFPLANNLVVGTGLDDIRLDEIHAES; this is encoded by the coding sequence ATGAACGAGCGACTGGCTGAAGAAACCCTCACCAACGACAACCTCCATGCCGCCTGCGGCGGTGTGAAGCCCCTCACCGCCCGCCTGGAGAGTTGGCAGAAAGAGCTCTGCAAGCGCCCGGCGCGCCTCGCTGCACTGGTACGGGAGCACGGCTCACCGCTGCACCTGCACCACGTCGATCCCTTCTTGCGCAATGTCCGCCGGCTGTACGAGGCGGCGGACGAGGTCGACGTGAAGCTCGGGGTCTTCCTGGCTCGCAAAGCCAATAAGTGCCTGAGCTTTGTAAAAGCTGCTCGGGATGCCGGCTTTGGGGTCGACACCGCTAGCGAGAACGAGCTGCGCCAATGCCTGGAACGAGGCCTTCCGGGAGAGCGTCTGATCCTTACCGCGGCCATCAAGGGCACCGCAGCCCTCTCCCTGTGCGCCCGCCATCGGGTGCCCGCGACCCTCGACAATTTCGATGAGATCGAGGGCCTGGCGAGTGCGGCCCGCAATGCCGGGACCACCGCCGTGGGCGCCCTGAGGCTCAGCGGCTTTCGGCACCAGGGTCGCAAGCTCTTCTCTCGCTTCGGCTTCGACATCGATCACGCCGTGGCAGCCGTCGAGAGCCAATGGCGCCGACCGGAGATCGCCGAGAGGATTCGCCTCGAAGGATTACACTTTCATCTCGATGGCTACGACGCCGACCAGCGGGCCTCCGCCCTCGACCAATCGCTGGACCTGGCGGAAGCCCTGCGCCAGCGCGGCCATCCGGTCCGCTTCATCGACATCGGCGGCGGCCTTCCCATGAGCTATCTCGATGACGAGGCGCAATGGCAAGCGTTCTGGCATCACCACCGCGAGGCACTGCTGGGCCGACAAGCTCCCCTCACCTACCGCGGTCAGACGCTGGGCCTGCGGGCCCATGAGGGCCGGATCGAAGGCAAACCCAAGGTCTATCCGTTCTTCCAGCGTCCCACCGGCCGCCAATGGCTGCGCCGGGTGCTCGACGCGCCGCGAACCGGCACCCAGCACTCGCTGGCGACGGAGCTACGCCGGCTGGAGCTGGAGCTACGGTGCGAGCCGGGCCGTAGCGTGCTGGACGGCGCCGGCATGACCGTCGCCCGGGTCGCCTACCGCAAGCTCCACCACGACGGTCATTGGCTCATCGGCTTGGAGATGAACAGCACCCAATGCCGCACCTCGAGCCTCGATTTCATGCTCGATCCCCTTCTCCTCCCCACCGGCCTGGGTCGAGCCAAAGAGAGCTCCGCCAGCTCCGGCTCCGTCAGTTCCGGGCCCGGCACCGGCTCGGAGGGCTTCCTGGTCGGCGCCTATTGCATCGAAAACGAGCTCCTCACCTCGCGCCGGCTGCGCTTTCCCATCGGGGTTGAAGTCGGCGACCTCTTCGTCTTTCCCAACACCGCGGGCTATTTCATGCACTTCCTCGAAAGCCGCTCGCACCAATTCCCGCTGGCCAACAATCTGGTGGTGGGCACCGGCCTGGACGACATCCGCCTGGACGAGATTCACGCCGAGAGCTGA
- a CDS encoding dienelactone hydrolase family protein: MNADHQLDAHRDPHRGQPVVAAGASLEDAAAAMVLVHGRGASAENILTLTSALEPAGAPYAGSYAYRAPQAEGATWYPLSFLAPQADNQPKLDSALAQLHRVVEEVEAGGVPARRIVLLGFSQGACLSTEYAARHPRRLGGVVAFTGGLIGPPNTPRDYSGSLDGTPVFLGSGDPDPHVPWWRVEETAEVLQGLGAEVTLQRYPGIPHTIVDDEIHHARRLMAGVVDQLSA, encoded by the coding sequence ATGAACGCCGATCACCAGCTCGATGCTCACCGCGACCCTCATCGGGGCCAGCCGGTGGTCGCCGCCGGCGCCTCCCTGGAAGACGCCGCCGCGGCCATGGTGCTGGTCCACGGCCGCGGCGCCAGCGCCGAGAATATTCTCACCCTGACCTCGGCCCTGGAACCGGCGGGAGCACCCTACGCCGGCAGCTACGCCTACCGGGCGCCGCAGGCGGAAGGTGCCACCTGGTATCCGCTGAGCTTCCTGGCACCGCAGGCGGACAACCAGCCGAAGCTCGACTCCGCCCTGGCGCAGCTACACCGCGTGGTGGAGGAGGTCGAGGCCGGTGGCGTACCGGCGCGCAGGATCGTGCTCCTGGGTTTTTCCCAAGGCGCCTGCCTGAGCACCGAATACGCCGCCCGCCATCCCCGCCGCCTGGGCGGTGTCGTCGCCTTCACCGGCGGGCTCATCGGTCCTCCGAACACTCCCCGGGATTATTCTGGGAGCCTCGACGGCACCCCGGTCTTCCTGGGCTCCGGCGATCCGGACCCCCACGTGCCGTGGTGGCGGGTGGAGGAGACGGCGGAGGTGCTCCAAGGCTTGGGCGCCGAGGTCACCCTCCAGCGCTACCCCGGCATCCCCCACACCATCGTCGACGACGAGATCCACCACGCCCGCCGGTTGATGGCGGGGGTGGTGGATCAGCTCTCGGCGTGA
- a CDS encoding ring-cleaving dioxygenase produces the protein MSEQILGIHHVTAIASDPQTNVDFYAGLLGLRMVKKTVNFDDPGTYHLYYGDEQGSPGTILTFFPWPGARRGSRGAGQATVTSFAVPEGSLSWWRDRLSAAGVVVADTVERFGEDSFTFLDPDGLLLEMVADPSAAERAPWSDGPVPEQQAIRGFHSMTLLEADAARTAELLTGAMGFRLLGQEGEQKGERSRFAFGEDGAPGTRLDVIHRPGESVGRVAAGSIHHIAFRVAGDAEELAWQRRLMDAGMGVTEVKDRQYFHSIYFREPGGVLFEIATDPPGFTLDEPLAELGTSLRLPPWYESRRSEIEAVLPPLKDPADLGGGAGEVDR, from the coding sequence ATGAGCGAGCAGATTCTCGGCATCCACCACGTCACCGCCATCGCCAGCGACCCCCAGACCAACGTCGACTTCTACGCCGGTCTGTTGGGGCTGCGGATGGTCAAGAAGACGGTGAATTTCGACGACCCCGGCACCTATCATCTCTATTACGGAGACGAGCAGGGGAGCCCCGGCACTATTCTCACCTTCTTCCCCTGGCCCGGCGCCCGGCGCGGCAGCCGGGGAGCGGGGCAGGCGACGGTGACCTCCTTCGCCGTGCCGGAAGGCTCCCTGTCCTGGTGGCGAGACCGGCTGAGCGCGGCGGGGGTGGTGGTGGCGGATACCGTGGAGCGCTTCGGTGAGGACTCCTTCACCTTCCTCGATCCCGACGGCCTGCTGCTGGAGATGGTGGCAGATCCCTCCGCCGCGGAGCGGGCGCCGTGGAGCGACGGCCCGGTGCCGGAGCAGCAGGCCATCCGCGGCTTCCACAGCATGACCCTGCTGGAGGCTGACGCGGCGCGTACCGCCGAGCTGCTCACCGGTGCCATGGGCTTTCGGCTCTTGGGCCAGGAGGGAGAGCAGAAGGGGGAGCGCAGCCGCTTCGCCTTCGGCGAGGACGGCGCCCCCGGGACCCGGCTGGACGTGATCCATCGTCCCGGCGAGTCCGTCGGGCGGGTGGCCGCCGGCAGCATCCATCACATCGCCTTCCGGGTGGCCGGCGATGCCGAGGAGCTGGCCTGGCAGCGGCGGCTGATGGACGCCGGAATGGGGGTCACGGAGGTCAAGGATCGTCAGTACTTCCACTCCATCTACTTCCGCGAGCCCGGCGGCGTGCTCTTCGAGATCGCCACGGATCCACCGGGCTTCACCCTCGACGAGCCGTTGGCGGAGCTCGGCACCTCGCTGCGGCTGCCGCCGTGGTACGAAAGCCGCCGGTCGGAGATCGAAGCGGTGCTGCCGCCGCTGAAGGATCCAGCGGATCTCGGCGGCGGTGCCGGGGAGGTGGACCGATGA
- a CDS encoding MarR family transcriptional regulator — MAPSLRDEIQQKKPFSSLGVEAFLNLQRTSAGLLQAHATFLKAWGLTPTQYNVLRILRGAHPDTLACREVGNRMVTPVPDVTRLLDRLEKRELVRRERHEQDRRVVRVGITKAGLDALAALDEPLNGWVEKYIGHMDDERLAHLVELLEALRSKL; from the coding sequence ATGGCACCTTCGTTACGGGACGAGATTCAGCAGAAGAAACCCTTCTCCAGTCTCGGAGTCGAGGCCTTCCTCAATCTTCAGCGCACATCCGCGGGGCTACTCCAGGCCCACGCCACGTTTCTCAAGGCCTGGGGACTGACTCCGACCCAGTACAACGTCTTGCGCATTTTGCGCGGAGCGCACCCGGACACCCTCGCCTGCCGGGAGGTGGGAAACCGGATGGTCACTCCGGTGCCGGACGTGACCCGCCTGCTGGACCGGTTGGAGAAGCGCGAGCTGGTACGCCGAGAGCGCCACGAGCAGGATCGCCGGGTGGTGCGGGTGGGGATCACCAAGGCCGGGTTGGATGCGCTGGCGGCGCTGGACGAGCCGCTGAACGGCTGGGTCGAGAAATATATCGGTCATATGGACGACGAGCGCCTGGCCCATCTGGTGGAGCTGTTGGAGGCACTCCGTTCGAAGCTCTAG